One uncultured Jannaschia sp. DNA segment encodes these proteins:
- a CDS encoding AMP-binding protein produces the protein MGWMEDETGLERGPANHVALTPLSHLNRAAAIWPEREAMVYGDRSWTYAEYRERVTRQAAMLAGLGVRPGDVVATVLPNVPAQVEASFGVPACGAILNTINTRLDVDTVAYILGHGGAKVVLADTQFLDLVEDACATLEAAPTLIEVPDDAAGHPASGRHPVYEDLLAKADPNMPWIMPEDEWESLALNYTSGTTGRPKGVVYHHRGAYLMTMGTVISWRMVLHPRVLVVVPLFHCNGWCHTWMMPVLGGTVVCLRDVTAAAIYTEIAERDVTHFGGAPIVLNALVNAPAADRRDFDHTVQVYTAGAPPPAATLARMAEAGFEVTHVYGLTETYGHVVENVWQPERWSSAPEAEKAALRARQGVAYPMMEGVDVFAEDGTPVPADAKTQGEIAMRGNAVMKGYYRNPEATAEAFAGGWFRSGDIAVKHPDGYIQIADRAKDIIISGGENVSSVEVEGALMHHDAVSLCAVVARPDKKWGEVPAAFVELKDGAEATEDELIAFVRARLAGFKTPKSVTFGTLPKTSTGKIQKFVLRDRVRAEAGAA, from the coding sequence ATGGGCTGGATGGAGGACGAGACCGGGCTGGAGCGCGGACCCGCCAACCACGTGGCGCTGACGCCGCTGTCGCATCTCAACCGCGCGGCGGCAATCTGGCCCGAGCGCGAGGCGATGGTCTATGGCGACCGCTCCTGGACCTATGCCGAGTACCGCGAGCGCGTGACCCGGCAGGCCGCGATGCTGGCGGGGCTCGGGGTCCGGCCCGGCGACGTCGTGGCGACGGTGCTGCCCAACGTGCCCGCACAGGTGGAGGCGAGCTTCGGGGTGCCCGCCTGCGGCGCGATCCTGAACACGATCAACACCCGGCTTGATGTCGATACGGTGGCCTATATCCTCGGGCATGGCGGCGCGAAGGTGGTGCTGGCCGACACGCAGTTCCTCGATCTGGTGGAAGACGCCTGCGCCACGCTCGAAGCCGCACCGACCCTGATCGAAGTGCCCGATGACGCGGCCGGGCATCCGGCCAGCGGGCGCCACCCGGTCTACGAGGATCTTCTGGCCAAGGCCGACCCGAACATGCCCTGGATCATGCCCGAGGACGAATGGGAGAGTCTTGCGCTCAACTACACGTCGGGGACGACGGGACGGCCGAAGGGCGTCGTCTACCACCATCGCGGCGCCTACCTGATGACGATGGGCACCGTGATCTCGTGGCGGATGGTCCTGCATCCGCGCGTCCTCGTGGTCGTGCCGCTGTTTCACTGCAACGGCTGGTGTCACACTTGGATGATGCCCGTGCTCGGCGGCACCGTCGTCTGCCTGCGCGACGTGACGGCCGCCGCGATCTACACCGAGATCGCCGAGCGCGACGTCACGCATTTCGGCGGTGCGCCCATTGTCCTCAACGCCCTGGTCAACGCGCCCGCCGCCGACCGACGCGACTTCGACCACACCGTGCAGGTCTATACCGCGGGCGCGCCGCCCCCCGCCGCGACGCTGGCGCGTATGGCCGAGGCGGGGTTCGAGGTGACCCATGTCTACGGCCTGACCGAAACCTACGGCCATGTCGTCGAGAACGTCTGGCAGCCCGAGCGCTGGTCATCGGCCCCCGAGGCCGAGAAGGCCGCGCTCCGCGCCCGGCAGGGCGTCGCATATCCGATGATGGAGGGCGTGGACGTTTTTGCCGAAGACGGAACCCCCGTCCCTGCCGACGCCAAGACGCAAGGCGAGATCGCGATGCGCGGCAATGCGGTGATGAAAGGGTACTACCGCAATCCCGAGGCCACCGCCGAGGCCTTCGCGGGCGGCTGGTTCCGCTCGGGCGACATCGCGGTCAAGCATCCAGACGGCTATATCCAGATCGCGGACCGCGCCAAGGACATCATCATCTCGGGCGGCGAGAACGTCTCGTCGGTCGAGGTCGAGGGCGCGTTGATGCATCACGACGCGGTGTCGCTCTGCGCAGTGGTCGCGCGACCGGACAAGAAGTGGGGCGAGGTGCCCGCGGCCTTCGTCGAGCTGAAGGACGGCGCCGAGGCCACCGAGGACGAGTTGATCGCCTTCGTCCGCGCCCGCCTCGCCGGGTTCAAGACGCCCAAATCGGTGACCTTCGGGACTCTGCCGAAGACCTCGACCGGCAAGATCCAGAAATTCGTCCTCCGCGACCGCGTACGTGCCGAGGCCGGCGCCGCGTGA
- a CDS encoding Type II secretory pathway, pullulanase PulA, protein MILSPGRGYAFVHVPKTGGTAMALALEARAQADDILIGDTPKAVRRRGRLKGAKTAGRLWKHSTLRDVRGLLPDAVLDGLVPVTLVRNPWDRMVSYYHWLRAQDFDHASVDLAKAKPFDAFLADPLTEVQMRTQPYGSYVAGGRDPIFIRLEHLKTDLPPFEALLGFAIDMPRANRSTREADWRGYYDAEGRARVAAACAEDIARFGYAFED, encoded by the coding sequence ATGATCCTGTCGCCCGGGCGCGGCTATGCCTTCGTCCACGTCCCGAAGACGGGTGGCACGGCCATGGCGCTGGCGCTGGAGGCGCGGGCGCAGGCGGATGACATCCTGATCGGTGACACGCCCAAGGCCGTGCGGCGGCGCGGGCGATTGAAGGGCGCGAAGACGGCCGGGCGGCTTTGGAAGCACTCGACGCTGCGGGATGTGCGGGGCCTCCTGCCGGACGCGGTGCTGGACGGGCTGGTGCCGGTCACGCTGGTGCGCAACCCGTGGGATCGGATGGTCAGCTACTACCACTGGCTCCGGGCGCAGGATTTCGATCATGCCAGCGTCGATCTGGCCAAGGCGAAGCCGTTCGATGCGTTTCTCGCCGATCCGCTGACGGAGGTGCAGATGCGGACGCAGCCCTACGGGTCCTACGTCGCGGGCGGGCGCGATCCGATCTTCATCCGGCTGGAACATCTCAAAACCGACCTGCCGCCCTTCGAGGCGCTGCTCGGCTTCGCGATCGACATGCCCCGCGCCAACCGCTCGACCCGCGAGGCGGATTGGCGCGGCTATTACGATGCAGAGGGCCGGGCGCGGGTCGCGGCGGCCTGCGCCGAGGACATCGCGCGCTTCGGCTACGCCTTCGAAGACTGA
- a CDS encoding 3-hydroxyacyl-CoA dehydrogenase NAD-binding domain-containing protein: MTDFTLQTDADGVAVITWDVKDKSMNVLSLQGWDDLDACVTQALADDAVKGIVITSGKKDSFAGGMDLNVIAKMKESAGDDPAKGLFDGLMKSHGILRRIERAGMDPKTLKGGKPVACALPGTALGIGLEIPLACHRIFCADNPKAKIGLPEILVGIFPGMGGTTRLARKMGAMAASPFLLEGKLSDPQKAKSAGLIDEVVADPLAAAREWVLSATDADIVKPWDAKGYKMPGGAPYHPAGFMTFVGASAMVNGKTQGVYPAAKALLSAVYEGALVPFDTALKIEARWFTHVLMNPSSEAMIRSLFINKEALEKGANRPSVPDQRVSKVGILGAGMMGAGIAYVSAQAGIEVVLIDREQAAADKGKSYSEGILDKGMARKRVTQEKKDTVLGRITATTDLDALKGCDLIVEAVFEDVGVKAEMTKKVEAVIGEDAIFATNTSTLPITELAKASAHPEQFIGIHFFSPVDKMLLVEIIRGKETGDVAVAKALDFVRQIRKTPIVVNDARFFYANRCIIPYINEGIRMVKEGVEPALIENAAKLLGMPLGPLQLTDETSVDLGVKIAKATKAAMGADYDDTTDEVLFFMEAEGRLGRKSNAGFYAYDEKGKRQGLWDGLSEKFPVADAQPDLHEVQNRLLFAQVLEAVRALEEDVLLDIREGDVGAILGWGFAPWSGGPFSWLDIVGADWAVETTEALTASHGARFETPALLRRMAEDGATFYGAQAAKAA, encoded by the coding sequence ATGACCGATTTCACCCTGCAGACCGATGCCGACGGCGTCGCCGTGATCACCTGGGACGTGAAGGACAAGTCCATGAACGTCCTCAGCCTTCAGGGCTGGGACGATCTGGACGCCTGCGTCACGCAAGCGCTGGCCGACGATGCCGTGAAGGGCATCGTCATCACGTCGGGCAAGAAGGACAGCTTCGCCGGCGGCATGGACCTCAACGTCATTGCCAAGATGAAGGAAAGCGCGGGCGACGACCCGGCCAAGGGCCTGTTCGACGGCCTGATGAAGAGCCACGGCATCCTGCGCCGGATCGAGCGCGCGGGCATGGACCCGAAGACCCTCAAGGGCGGCAAGCCCGTCGCCTGCGCCCTGCCCGGCACCGCGCTGGGCATCGGCCTCGAGATCCCGCTCGCCTGTCACCGCATCTTCTGCGCCGACAACCCCAAGGCCAAGATCGGCCTGCCCGAGATCCTCGTCGGCATCTTCCCCGGCATGGGCGGCACGACGCGGCTGGCGCGCAAGATGGGCGCCATGGCGGCCTCGCCGTTCCTCCTCGAAGGCAAGCTCAGCGACCCGCAGAAGGCGAAATCCGCCGGCCTGATCGACGAGGTCGTGGCCGACCCGCTGGCCGCCGCGCGCGAATGGGTCCTGTCGGCGACCGATGCCGATATCGTCAAGCCGTGGGACGCGAAGGGCTACAAGATGCCCGGCGGCGCGCCCTACCACCCCGCGGGCTTCATGACCTTCGTCGGCGCCAGCGCGATGGTGAACGGCAAGACGCAAGGCGTCTATCCGGCGGCCAAGGCGCTGCTCTCGGCGGTCTATGAAGGTGCGCTCGTGCCCTTCGACACGGCGCTGAAGATCGAGGCGCGCTGGTTCACGCATGTCCTGATGAACCCGTCCTCGGAGGCGATGATCCGATCGCTCTTCATCAACAAGGAAGCGCTGGAAAAGGGCGCGAACCGACCCTCCGTCCCCGATCAGCGGGTCTCCAAGGTCGGCATCCTTGGTGCGGGCATGATGGGCGCGGGCATCGCCTATGTCAGCGCGCAGGCCGGAATCGAGGTCGTGCTGATCGACCGCGAGCAGGCCGCCGCCGACAAGGGCAAGTCCTACTCCGAGGGCATTCTCGACAAGGGGATGGCCCGCAAACGCGTCACGCAGGAGAAGAAGGACACGGTTCTCGGGCGCATCACCGCGACGACCGATCTGGACGCGCTGAAGGGCTGCGACCTCATCGTCGAGGCCGTGTTCGAAGACGTCGGCGTGAAGGCCGAAATGACCAAGAAGGTCGAGGCCGTGATCGGCGAGGACGCGATCTTCGCCACCAACACCTCGACCCTGCCCATCACAGAGTTGGCAAAGGCCAGCGCGCACCCCGAGCAATTCATCGGCATCCACTTCTTCTCGCCCGTCGACAAGATGCTGCTGGTCGAGATCATCAGGGGCAAGGAGACGGGCGACGTCGCCGTGGCCAAGGCGCTCGATTTCGTGCGCCAGATCCGCAAGACGCCGATCGTGGTCAACGACGCGCGGTTCTTCTACGCCAACCGCTGCATCATTCCCTACATCAACGAGGGCATCCGGATGGTGAAGGAGGGCGTCGAGCCCGCCCTGATCGAGAACGCCGCGAAGCTTCTGGGGATGCCGCTGGGCCCGCTTCAGCTGACGGACGAGACGAGCGTCGATCTGGGCGTGAAGATCGCCAAGGCCACGAAGGCCGCGATGGGTGCGGATTACGACGACACCACCGACGAGGTGCTGTTCTTCATGGAGGCCGAGGGCCGTCTGGGCCGCAAGTCCAACGCGGGCTTCTATGCCTATGACGAGAAGGGTAAGCGCCAAGGCCTCTGGGACGGACTGTCGGAGAAGTTCCCGGTCGCGGATGCGCAGCCCGATCTCCACGAGGTCCAGAACCGTCTGCTCTTCGCGCAGGTGCTGGAGGCCGTGCGGGCGCTGGAAGAGGACGTGCTCCTCGACATCCGCGAAGGCGATGTCGGCGCGATCCTCGGTTGGGGCTTCGCGCCTTGGTCGGGTGGCCCCTTCTCGTGGCTCGACATCGTCGGCGCCGACTGGGCGGTCGAGACGACCGAGGCCCTGACCGCATCGCATGGCGCCCGGTTCGAGACGCCCGCGCTCCTGCGTCGGATGGCCGAGGACGGCGCGACATTCTACGGCGCGCAGGCGGCCAAGGCGGCCTGA
- a CDS encoding glutathione S-transferase family protein: MTIQLHCFGESGNSYKAALALQLAGLEWAPVFVDFFGGQTRTAEWRDGAPMGEAPLLVHGDVRLSQSGAIQQWVSDRSGLHGGHGDEKYEVLRWVLWDNHKLSSVAGMTRFLMNFLPEAKRPQPVIDFNLGRLRAAYGTLDAHLTGRDWIVGDGITNADISCCGYLYYPEPFGFDRAEWPAIDAWLDRIAARPGWKHPYDLMPGNPSDRQDGVPT, from the coding sequence ATGACGATCCAGCTCCACTGCTTCGGCGAGAGTGGAAACAGCTACAAGGCCGCACTCGCCCTGCAACTCGCGGGGCTGGAGTGGGCGCCGGTCTTCGTCGATTTCTTCGGCGGCCAGACCCGGACCGCCGAATGGCGCGACGGGGCCCCGATGGGCGAGGCACCGCTTTTGGTGCATGGCGATGTCCGACTCAGCCAGTCGGGCGCGATCCAGCAATGGGTCAGCGACCGCAGCGGTCTTCATGGCGGGCATGGTGACGAGAAATACGAGGTGCTGCGCTGGGTCCTGTGGGACAATCACAAGCTCAGCTCGGTCGCCGGCATGACCCGCTTTCTGATGAACTTCCTGCCCGAGGCCAAGCGCCCGCAGCCCGTGATCGACTTCAACCTCGGCCGCCTGCGCGCCGCCTACGGCACGCTCGACGCGCATCTGACGGGCCGCGACTGGATCGTGGGCGACGGCATCACCAATGCCGACATCTCCTGCTGCGGCTACCTCTACTATCCCGAACCCTTCGGCTTCGACCGCGCCGAATGGCCCGCAATCGACGCCTGGCTCGACCGCATCGCGGCGCGGCCGGGCTGGAAACACCCTTATGATCTGATGCCCGGCAATCCCTCGGATCGCCAAGACGGAGTCCCGACATGA
- a CDS encoding glycosyltransferase family 2 protein: MIETRRLHGRVVDGIRVLDALDAGDGAIRVFLGAGTDPKAVRAVEGFAPSGVLVHGGALMVRGTGAAHLPMGEGAALPSAPAEPELFDGLRVIMGARNGETPALVAQWLRHHAALGVEAALILDRTRPHETPLAEGLAEFEGDLPDMARVVVVTSPLPLGEGPSERHPVSAPDAPGKDRMDVPADDPWTAVMRENVIWEAFRWRFLTRARAVAFLDVSDLLLPDGPSPFDRLEASELGVIPLLGRRIYPWRIRPGRAPTFGDHVCTLFDSTGGNRRWMADPRRIPEDQPFRLVRVGGLKPDPETAASFQRAMGARTSEDAGLPLAPKSGLILDEDLLARARGQFGADPILPPVSRDAGGTDLPADLPGRTAIVTCMKNEGPFILEWLAYHRAIGVDDVLVYTNDCTDGTDRLLDLLQGHGIVQHRDNPFRDTDMKPQHAALAAAEEEPVMARAGWAVCMDVDEFICVHAGDGHLRDLYAAVGNANMISMTWRLFGNADLTAFEDASTLERFTRCAPELIRKPHQAWGFKTLFRNVNVYKKMGVHRPKGLKPDLREQITWVNGSGDPMPDTMLRTGWRSKIDTYGYDLVTLNHYAVRDAESFLVKRDRGRVNHVERDQGLGYWFRMNNNAEEDQSIQRMLPAMRAEMDRLMALPGVAEQHAACVAAHRARIAELKGGDAFAEFYAEITGGRMQRLSRMHAHFGANVFLAGPDVVPDDVVAGDHPPDFFFTVDGVAETQH, translated from the coding sequence ATGATCGAGACCCGCCGGCTGCACGGCCGCGTCGTCGACGGCATCCGCGTGCTCGATGCGCTGGATGCAGGGGACGGGGCGATCCGGGTCTTCCTTGGCGCGGGCACGGACCCGAAGGCTGTCCGCGCGGTCGAGGGCTTCGCGCCGAGCGGCGTTCTCGTTCACGGCGGTGCGCTGATGGTGCGCGGCACGGGCGCGGCGCATCTGCCGATGGGCGAGGGGGCGGCGCTGCCGTCGGCCCCCGCCGAGCCGGAGCTGTTCGACGGCCTGCGCGTCATCATGGGCGCGCGCAATGGCGAGACCCCGGCGCTGGTCGCCCAATGGCTGCGCCATCACGCGGCCCTGGGGGTCGAAGCGGCGCTGATCCTCGACCGCACCCGACCGCATGAGACGCCGCTGGCCGAGGGGCTGGCGGAGTTCGAGGGCGACCTTCCCGACATGGCGCGCGTGGTGGTCGTCACCTCCCCCCTGCCACTGGGCGAAGGGCCGTCCGAGCGCCATCCGGTCAGCGCGCCGGACGCGCCCGGCAAGGATCGCATGGACGTCCCCGCCGACGATCCCTGGACCGCCGTGATGCGCGAGAACGTCATCTGGGAGGCATTTCGCTGGCGGTTCCTGACCCGGGCCCGCGCGGTGGCATTTCTCGACGTCTCCGACCTCTTGCTGCCGGACGGACCCAGCCCGTTCGACAGGCTCGAGGCGTCCGAGCTCGGGGTGATCCCGCTTCTGGGTCGGCGCATTTATCCGTGGCGCATCCGGCCCGGTCGCGCGCCGACCTTCGGGGACCATGTCTGCACGCTTTTCGACAGCACCGGGGGCAACCGCCGCTGGATGGCCGATCCGCGCCGCATCCCCGAGGATCAACCGTTCCGACTGGTGCGCGTCGGCGGCCTGAAGCCCGACCCCGAGACCGCCGCTTCGTTCCAGAGGGCGATGGGCGCGCGGACGTCCGAGGATGCCGGCCTGCCGCTCGCCCCGAAAAGCGGGCTGATCCTCGACGAGGACCTGCTCGCGCGGGCCCGCGGCCAGTTCGGCGCCGACCCGATCCTGCCGCCGGTCTCGCGCGATGCGGGCGGGACGGACCTGCCCGCGGACTTGCCGGGTCGCACCGCGATCGTGACGTGCATGAAGAACGAAGGGCCGTTCATCCTTGAATGGCTGGCCTATCATCGGGCCATCGGCGTCGACGATGTGCTGGTCTATACCAATGACTGCACGGACGGGACCGACAGGCTCCTCGACCTGCTTCAAGGCCACGGGATCGTCCAGCATCGCGACAACCCGTTCCGCGACACCGACATGAAGCCGCAGCACGCCGCACTGGCCGCCGCCGAGGAGGAGCCGGTCATGGCGCGCGCCGGCTGGGCGGTCTGCATGGATGTGGACGAGTTCATCTGCGTCCACGCCGGCGACGGCCATTTGCGCGACCTCTACGCGGCCGTGGGCAACGCCAACATGATCTCGATGACGTGGCGGCTCTTCGGGAACGCGGACCTGACGGCATTCGAGGACGCGAGTACCTTGGAGCGCTTCACCCGCTGCGCGCCCGAGCTGATCCGCAAGCCGCACCAGGCCTGGGGGTTCAAGACCCTGTTTCGCAACGTGAACGTCTACAAGAAGATGGGCGTGCACCGGCCCAAGGGCCTCAAGCCCGACCTGCGTGAACAGATCACTTGGGTGAACGGCTCCGGCGACCCGATGCCCGATACGATGCTGCGCACGGGCTGGCGGTCGAAGATCGACACCTATGGCTACGACCTGGTGACCCTGAACCACTACGCCGTGCGCGACGCCGAGAGCTTCCTCGTCAAGCGCGACCGGGGTCGTGTGAACCATGTCGAGCGCGATCAGGGGCTGGGCTACTGGTTTCGGATGAACAACAACGCCGAGGAGGACCAGTCGATCCAGCGGATGCTGCCCGCGATGCGCGCCGAGATGGACCGTCTGATGGCGCTGCCGGGTGTGGCCGAGCAGCACGCCGCCTGCGTGGCGGCCCACCGCGCGCGGATCGCCGAGCTGAAGGGCGGCGATGCCTTCGCGGAGTTCTACGCCGAGATCACGGGCGGGCGGATGCAGCGGCTCAGCCGGATGCACGCGCATTTCGGGGCGAATGTCTTCCTGGCGGGCCCTGACGTCGTACCCGACGACGTGGTCGCCGGTGACCACCCGCCCGACTTCTTTTTCACCGTCGACGGTGTGGCCGAGACCCAGCATTAG
- a CDS encoding acetyl-CoA C-acetyltransferase: MTEAYIYDAIRTPRGKGRKDGSLHEVTAARLSAQVLDNLAQRNGFEGHAVEDVIWGNATQVAEQGGCLARTAVLASGLDERIPGLSINRFCASGMEAVNLAANQVAGGAGDGYIAGGVECMSRVAMGSDGAAIAVDPSIAMDSYFVPQGISADIIATEYGFSRDDADALAVESQNRAVAAWEAKRFDGSVVPVRDVNGLTILDHDEYIRPGTDMQSLGSLNPAFQAMGEVMPGFDKIALMKYPHLEAINHIHTAGNSSGIVDGAAGVLIGNKAFGEKWGLTPRARIKATAKIGTDPTIMLTGPVPVTEKILADSGMSISDIDLFEVNEAFSSVVLRFMQAFNVDHSKLNVNGGAIAMGHPLGASGAIIIGTLLDELERTGQGTGLATLCVASGMGAATIIERI; this comes from the coding sequence ATGACCGAAGCCTATATCTACGACGCCATCCGCACGCCGCGCGGCAAGGGCCGCAAGGACGGCAGCCTGCACGAGGTGACCGCCGCGCGCCTCTCGGCGCAGGTGCTCGACAACCTCGCCCAGCGCAACGGCTTCGAGGGTCACGCCGTCGAGGACGTGATCTGGGGCAACGCCACCCAGGTGGCCGAACAGGGCGGCTGCCTCGCCCGGACCGCCGTGCTGGCCTCGGGTCTCGACGAGCGCATTCCCGGCCTTTCGATCAACCGCTTCTGTGCCTCGGGCATGGAAGCCGTGAACCTTGCCGCGAACCAGGTCGCGGGCGGCGCCGGCGACGGCTACATCGCGGGCGGCGTCGAATGCATGAGCCGGGTCGCCATGGGTTCGGACGGCGCGGCCATCGCGGTCGATCCGTCCATCGCAATGGACAGCTATTTCGTGCCCCAGGGCATCTCGGCCGATATCATCGCCACCGAGTACGGCTTCAGCCGCGACGATGCCGACGCGCTCGCCGTCGAGAGCCAGAATCGGGCCGTCGCCGCCTGGGAGGCCAAGCGCTTCGACGGCTCGGTCGTGCCCGTCCGCGACGTCAACGGCCTGACGATCCTCGACCATGACGAGTACATCCGCCCCGGCACCGACATGCAGTCGCTCGGCAGCCTGAACCCCGCCTTCCAGGCGATGGGCGAGGTGATGCCCGGCTTCGACAAGATCGCGCTGATGAAGTACCCGCATCTCGAGGCGATCAACCACATCCACACCGCCGGGAACTCGTCCGGCATCGTCGACGGCGCCGCGGGCGTCCTGATCGGCAACAAGGCCTTCGGCGAAAAATGGGGTCTGACGCCCCGGGCCCGCATCAAGGCCACCGCCAAGATCGGCACCGATCCGACGATCATGCTGACCGGCCCCGTGCCCGTGACCGAGAAGATCCTTGCCGATAGCGGCATGTCGATCTCCGACATCGACCTCTTCGAAGTGAACGAGGCGTTCTCGTCGGTCGTGCTGCGCTTCATGCAGGCCTTCAACGTCGATCATTCCAAGCTGAACGTGAACGGTGGCGCCATCGCCATGGGCCACCCGCTCGGCGCGTCCGGCGCGATCATCATCGGGACGCTCCTAGACGAGCTCGAACGGACCGGTCAGGGCACCGGCCTTGCCACGCTCTGCGTCGCGTCGGGCATGGGTGCTGCGACGATCATCGAGCGCATCTGA
- a CDS encoding DMT family transporter, with amino-acid sequence MQDRPLAAAGSILLAMVIIGFIDQFVSVIAETSSVWTFHFLRSLMMLALAGGWLTLRGDWPVVRAWRGVAARAAFVATAMIIYFGSLGFLPVAQAAAGLFTAPIWILIFSVAVFGLRIGPARIAAIFLGFAGVMAVLSPDLSDLTLGTFVPVVAGACYAMAAIATREWCAGEATVTLAMAVFAMLGLYGLVGIGIVAVIGAGDDFVTRGWVTPDAATLGILLLQAVCSLVSVLLLTRGYQLTEASKASVFEYSVLATSAFFGWLVWGDVLTPTGYLGLVAIAVAGAIIAYRGRTREVAA; translated from the coding sequence ATGCAGGACAGACCGCTGGCCGCTGCCGGCTCGATCCTTCTCGCTATGGTGATCATCGGCTTCATCGACCAGTTCGTCTCCGTCATCGCCGAGACGTCGAGCGTCTGGACGTTCCATTTCTTGCGTTCGCTGATGATGCTGGCGCTGGCGGGCGGATGGCTCACGCTGCGCGGCGACTGGCCGGTCGTGCGCGCGTGGCGCGGCGTCGCGGCGCGCGCGGCCTTCGTCGCCACCGCGATGATCATCTATTTCGGCTCGCTCGGGTTCCTTCCCGTGGCCCAGGCGGCGGCGGGTCTCTTCACCGCGCCGATCTGGATCCTGATCTTCTCGGTCGCGGTCTTCGGGCTGCGGATCGGACCGGCGCGGATCGCGGCCATATTCCTCGGCTTCGCGGGCGTGATGGCGGTCCTGTCGCCCGATCTGTCGGACCTGACGCTCGGGACCTTCGTGCCAGTTGTCGCGGGCGCCTGCTACGCCATGGCGGCGATCGCCACGCGCGAATGGTGCGCGGGCGAGGCGACGGTGACGCTCGCCATGGCGGTGTTCGCCATGCTGGGGCTCTACGGCCTCGTGGGGATCGGGATTGTGGCCGTCATCGGGGCAGGGGACGACTTCGTCACACGGGGCTGGGTCACGCCGGATGCGGCGACGCTCGGGATACTTCTCCTTCAGGCCGTGTGCAGCCTTGTCTCGGTCCTTCTCCTGACGCGGGGCTACCAATTGACCGAGGCGTCGAAGGCGTCGGTCTTCGAATACAGCGTGCTCGCGACCTCGGCATTCTTCGGCTGGCTGGTCTGGGGGGACGTGCTGACGCCGACGGGGTATCTCGGCCTCGTGGCCATCGCGGTGGCGGGTGCGATCATCGCGTATCGCGGGCGAACGCGCGAGGTCGCGGCATGA